The following proteins are encoded in a genomic region of Drosophila miranda strain MSH22 chromosome 4, D.miranda_PacBio2.1, whole genome shotgun sequence:
- the LOC108161950 gene encoding uncharacterized protein LOC108161950 isoform X2 — protein sequence MNDYIRKRRTAKQILLRRALSKGVRNGRDTETTTPLGPLSKTGITVLSSLAKDPKRVRAMQRTFSRSKSCRERSDRRPKSQTRPKTLKNAQVYPLLKTDSRSWRKIKTSEGLYRTHLMEGKSGVSLGGAPSRGSSRSRYSSSAYPSTWALDVRNREEEAEETSNSLAEVTNCTRLNRTPYDHQLSTPLKSDHSVQCSMRAAARRQRKRRTNQPREMCVAQTQTMPKLFQPKLLKHQPLKTSVKHMFTSMVGEKLLERCRSSSKTSQDSLRIRKTRHRHYSGEEMKRSRESARAKPTARQSQSKTPRKCDPTDYGGYTPSDVSLELATSQNLSITELRRGTGGKLDDSRWIMKLPTERDIEKYIHDAAVEDCMSCSARDRMPYPESYNYHESTGRSSSPGSSCSKDCMCAKGGKKRTSCKCESRFTEGSSRRTNQATSKKNSARHTPISRGSSQSSASNEPRSAPRKTRDKRKQESLCSLDRNTGKTQAKSRGYRGSVHASLSTDSQAMSRGPSDYGRASTKSTDSSPCRSKSNAIKKTSKHRDKGNSERRGTHREKPTRYGNSSVEAIPVKTSAENLRKKTSQMISQKNSVHSINSFSRQPRTDVCKDSKCKRKCRRCADASTVTSKPLITAAETNKASTDNPNRGATNSCGICPVTKTCDPKCVEAFAQTSQSKIVRQSRSPTSMDFPNRSPDSPQSELTTSPDPQSVGRSTNQSRRGSTTKRTTQQQGPCGCGRPNCGCKYSEACTQTSCSSPKKSSTKVPKKNNSGIGEYDISRIITILQKALEGLEMEQRARGRGSTRHLVDRDRSSESSDIIDTNVDNCYESAATDWTYTVQNGVRGFDTFQCNMCYYPESMCGGAANITEPSIPFINGESLRPETKQILKYIAKINGKMEADRTPTQTDQKRTKPEKNSFDHGPEIEQVEDYEQFVMGQSKDGRETLYSSSSKSSHTRYGDDHIFPSNTPNSTNFSWKSDFEPNLADKFLKTSAMSK from the exons ATGAATGATTATATAAGGAAACGGCGTACGGCCAAGCAAATACTTCTGCGACGGGCTCTGAGCAAGGGTGTCCGTAATGGCCGTGACACCGAAACAACCACACCGCTGGGTCCCTTGTCAAAGACTGGCATTACGGTGCTATCCTCGCTGGCGAAGGATCCCAAACGGGTGAGGGCCATGCAGCGTACCTTTTCCCGATCTAAATCGTGTCGCGAGAGATCGGACAGACGACCCAAATCTCAAACTAGACCGAAAACCCTAAAGAATGCCCAAGTGTATCCTCTGCTGAAGACTGATTCCCGATCTTGgaggaaaataaaaacttcTG AGGGTCTATATAGGACCCACTTGATGGAAGGTAAGTCCGGCGTTAGTCTGGGCGGTGCACCTTCCAGGGGTAGCAGTCGATCACGATACAGTTCCTCTGCCTATCCATCCACCTGGgctctggatgtccggaaccGTGAAGAGGAAGCGGAGGAGACGAGCAACAGCCTGGCGGAGGTTACCAACTGTACGCGTCTCAATCGCACGCCTTACGACCATCAGCTGAGCACGCCCCTCAAATCCGACCATTCCGTTCAGTGTTCCATGAGGGCCGCTGCCAGACGACAGCGGAAGAGACGGACAAACCAGCCACGCGAGATGTGCGTGGCTCAGACTCAGACGATGCCCAAACTATTTCAACCCAAGTTACTCAAGCACCAGCCACTGAAGACGTCCGTTAAGCATATGTTTACGTCCATGGTTGGGGAAAAGCTTCTTGAGCGATGCAGGAGTTCATCCAAGACGAGTCAGGATAGTTTGAGGATACGAAAAACAAGGCACAGACATTACAGTGGCGAGGAAATGAAACGTTCGCGCGAGTCGGCCAGAGCAAAACCCACTGCCAGGCAAAGCCAAAGCAAAACCCCAAGAAAGTGCGATCCTACCGATTATGGGGGGTATACGCCATCGGATGTGAGTCTCGAACTAGCTACCTCCCAAAATCTCTCAATCACTGAGCTACGGCGCGGTACTGGCGGTAAGCTTGATGACAGCCGTTGGATAATGAAATTGCCCACTGAGAGGGACATAGAGAAGTATATACACGACGCGGCTGTCGAAGACTGTATGTCCTGTTCGGCACGAGACCGCATGCCATATCCTGAGTCCTACAATTATCATGAGTCTACGGGGAGATCTTCCTCTCCTGGTAGTAGTTGCTCGAAAGACTGCATGTGCGCCAAAGGGGGCAAGAAAAGAACCTCGTGCAAGTGTGAATCTCGTTTCACCgaaggcagcagcagaagaactAACCAGGCGACCTCAAAAAAAAATAGCGCAAGGCACACACCAATTTCTCGTGGATCATCTCAGTCAAGTGCAAGCAACGAGCCAAGAAGTGCACCCAGAAAAACGAGGGACAAACGAAAACAAGAAAGTTTATGCAGTCTAGATAGAAATACCGGAAAGACACAGGCCAAGAGTCGAGGATATCGAGGCAGTGTCCATGCTTCTTTAAGTACTGATAGTCAAGCAATGTCACGAGGACCCAGTGATTACGGAAGAGCATCTACGAAATCTACAGATTCCAGCCCATGTCGAAGCAAGAGCAATGCAATTAAAAAAACCAGTAAGCATCGAGACAAAGGCAACTCCGAGAGACGTGGTACCCACAGAGAAAAGCCTACGCGGTATGGCAACAGCAGTGTGGAGGCTATTCCCGTGAAAACTAGTGCTGAAAACCTACGCAAGAAAACATCTCAGATGATTTCGCAAAAGAATAGTGTGCATTCCATCAATTCATTTTCCAGGCAACCTCGAACGGATGTCTGCAAAGACTCCAAATGCAAACGAAAGTGTCGACGATGTGCGGATGCCTCCACTGTGACCTCAAAGCCACTGATTACCGCTGCTGAAACTAATAAGGCATCAACCGATAATCCTAATCGTGGCGCAACCAACAGTTGTGGCATTTgtccagtgaccaaaacttgTGATCCCAAATGCGTTGAGGCATTCGCTCAAACATCCCAGTCTAAGATAGTGCGACAAAGCCGAAGTCCTACTTCGATGGATTTTCCAAACAGGTCTCCAGACTCCCCTCAAAGCGAGCTAACGACGTCTCCAGATCCCCAAAGTGTGGGCAGGTCTACCAATCAAAGTCGTAGAGGGTCTACAACCAAGCGAACAACACAACAGCAGGGGCCATGTGGTTGTGGCCGCCCTAATTGTGGGTGTAAATACTCGGAGGCATGCACTCAAACATCATGTAGTAGTCCCAAAAAGTCATCTACGAAagtaccaaaaaaaaataattcgGGGATAGGTGAGTACGATATAAGTCGGATTATTACGATCTTACAAAAGGCTCTGGAGGGTCTGGAAATGGAGCAGAGAGCCCGTGGGCGCGGCTCAACAAGGCATCTAGTAGATAGGGATCGCTCGAGTGAAAGCTCAGATATCATCGATACCAATGTGGACAACTGCTATGAGAGCGCAGCCACCGATTGGACATATACAGTCCAAAATGGGGTAAGAGGATTCGATACCTTTCAGTGTAATATGTGCTATTACCCCGAAAGCATGTGTGGTGGAGCCGCAAATATCACTGAACCATCAATACCTTTTATAAACGGCGAATCACTGCGTCCAGAGACCAAGCAAATTCTGAAATATATAGccaaaataaatggaaaaatgGAAGCAGACAGGACAC CGACTCAGACCGATCAAAAGCGAACAAAACCAGAGAAGAACAGCTTCGACCATGGACCAGAAATCGAACAGGTAGAGGACTATGAGCAATTTGTAATGGGCCAAAGCAAAGATGGGAGAGAAACTCTTTATTCAAGTTCCTCTAAAAGCTCCCACACTCGGTACGGTGATGATCATATTTTTCCTAGTAATACACCCAATTCTACAAATTTCTCATGGAAATCCGATTTTGAGCCGAATTTGGCGGATAAATTTCTCAAAACCAGTGCCATGTCGAAG TGA
- the LOC108161950 gene encoding uncharacterized protein LOC108161950 isoform X4, translating into MNDYIRKRRTAKQILLRRALSKGVRNGRDTETTTPLGPLSKTGITVLSSLAKDPKRVRAMQRTFSRSKSCRERSDRRPKSQTRPKTLKNAQVYPLLKTDSRSWRKIKTSEGLYRTHLMEGKSGVSLGGAPSRGSSRSRYSSSAYPSTWALDVRNREEEAEETSNSLAEVTNCTRLNRTPYDHQLSTPLKSDHSVQCSMRAAARRQRKRRTNQPREMCVAQTQTMPKLFQPKLLKHQPLKTSVKHMFTSMVGEKLLERCRSSSKTSQDSLRIRKTRHRHYSGEEMKRSRESARAKPTARQSQSKTPRKCDPTDYGGYTPSDVSLELATSQNLSITELRRGTGGKLDDSRWIMKLPTERDIEKYIHDAAVEDCMSCSARDRMPYPESYNYHESTGRSSSPGSSCSKDCMCAKGGKKRTSCKCESRFTEGSSRRTNQATSKKNSARHTPISRGSSQSSASNEPRSAPRKTRDKRKQESLCSLDRNTGKTQAKSRGYRGSVHASLSTDSQAMSRGPSDYGRASTKSTDSSPCRSKSNAIKKTSKHRDKGNSERRGTHREKPTRYGNSSVEAIPVKTSAENLRKKTSQMISQKNSVHSINSFSRQPRTDVCKDSKCKRKCRRCADASTVTSKPLITAAETNKASTDNPNRGATNSCGICPVTKTCDPKCVEAFAQTSQSKIVRQSRSPTSMDFPNRSPDSPQSELTTSPDPQSVGRSTNQSRRGSTTKRTTQQQGPCGCGRPNCGCKYSEACTQTSCSSPKKSSTKVPKKNNSGIGEYDISRIITILQKALEGLEMEQRARGRGSTRHLVDRDRSSESSDIIDTNVDNCYESAATDWTYTVQNGVRGFDTFQCNMCYYPESMCGGAANITEPSIPFINGESLRPETKQILKYIAKINGKMEADRTHRSKANKTREEQLRPWTRNRTGRGL; encoded by the exons ATGAATGATTATATAAGGAAACGGCGTACGGCCAAGCAAATACTTCTGCGACGGGCTCTGAGCAAGGGTGTCCGTAATGGCCGTGACACCGAAACAACCACACCGCTGGGTCCCTTGTCAAAGACTGGCATTACGGTGCTATCCTCGCTGGCGAAGGATCCCAAACGGGTGAGGGCCATGCAGCGTACCTTTTCCCGATCTAAATCGTGTCGCGAGAGATCGGACAGACGACCCAAATCTCAAACTAGACCGAAAACCCTAAAGAATGCCCAAGTGTATCCTCTGCTGAAGACTGATTCCCGATCTTGgaggaaaataaaaacttcTG AGGGTCTATATAGGACCCACTTGATGGAAGGTAAGTCCGGCGTTAGTCTGGGCGGTGCACCTTCCAGGGGTAGCAGTCGATCACGATACAGTTCCTCTGCCTATCCATCCACCTGGgctctggatgtccggaaccGTGAAGAGGAAGCGGAGGAGACGAGCAACAGCCTGGCGGAGGTTACCAACTGTACGCGTCTCAATCGCACGCCTTACGACCATCAGCTGAGCACGCCCCTCAAATCCGACCATTCCGTTCAGTGTTCCATGAGGGCCGCTGCCAGACGACAGCGGAAGAGACGGACAAACCAGCCACGCGAGATGTGCGTGGCTCAGACTCAGACGATGCCCAAACTATTTCAACCCAAGTTACTCAAGCACCAGCCACTGAAGACGTCCGTTAAGCATATGTTTACGTCCATGGTTGGGGAAAAGCTTCTTGAGCGATGCAGGAGTTCATCCAAGACGAGTCAGGATAGTTTGAGGATACGAAAAACAAGGCACAGACATTACAGTGGCGAGGAAATGAAACGTTCGCGCGAGTCGGCCAGAGCAAAACCCACTGCCAGGCAAAGCCAAAGCAAAACCCCAAGAAAGTGCGATCCTACCGATTATGGGGGGTATACGCCATCGGATGTGAGTCTCGAACTAGCTACCTCCCAAAATCTCTCAATCACTGAGCTACGGCGCGGTACTGGCGGTAAGCTTGATGACAGCCGTTGGATAATGAAATTGCCCACTGAGAGGGACATAGAGAAGTATATACACGACGCGGCTGTCGAAGACTGTATGTCCTGTTCGGCACGAGACCGCATGCCATATCCTGAGTCCTACAATTATCATGAGTCTACGGGGAGATCTTCCTCTCCTGGTAGTAGTTGCTCGAAAGACTGCATGTGCGCCAAAGGGGGCAAGAAAAGAACCTCGTGCAAGTGTGAATCTCGTTTCACCgaaggcagcagcagaagaactAACCAGGCGACCTCAAAAAAAAATAGCGCAAGGCACACACCAATTTCTCGTGGATCATCTCAGTCAAGTGCAAGCAACGAGCCAAGAAGTGCACCCAGAAAAACGAGGGACAAACGAAAACAAGAAAGTTTATGCAGTCTAGATAGAAATACCGGAAAGACACAGGCCAAGAGTCGAGGATATCGAGGCAGTGTCCATGCTTCTTTAAGTACTGATAGTCAAGCAATGTCACGAGGACCCAGTGATTACGGAAGAGCATCTACGAAATCTACAGATTCCAGCCCATGTCGAAGCAAGAGCAATGCAATTAAAAAAACCAGTAAGCATCGAGACAAAGGCAACTCCGAGAGACGTGGTACCCACAGAGAAAAGCCTACGCGGTATGGCAACAGCAGTGTGGAGGCTATTCCCGTGAAAACTAGTGCTGAAAACCTACGCAAGAAAACATCTCAGATGATTTCGCAAAAGAATAGTGTGCATTCCATCAATTCATTTTCCAGGCAACCTCGAACGGATGTCTGCAAAGACTCCAAATGCAAACGAAAGTGTCGACGATGTGCGGATGCCTCCACTGTGACCTCAAAGCCACTGATTACCGCTGCTGAAACTAATAAGGCATCAACCGATAATCCTAATCGTGGCGCAACCAACAGTTGTGGCATTTgtccagtgaccaaaacttgTGATCCCAAATGCGTTGAGGCATTCGCTCAAACATCCCAGTCTAAGATAGTGCGACAAAGCCGAAGTCCTACTTCGATGGATTTTCCAAACAGGTCTCCAGACTCCCCTCAAAGCGAGCTAACGACGTCTCCAGATCCCCAAAGTGTGGGCAGGTCTACCAATCAAAGTCGTAGAGGGTCTACAACCAAGCGAACAACACAACAGCAGGGGCCATGTGGTTGTGGCCGCCCTAATTGTGGGTGTAAATACTCGGAGGCATGCACTCAAACATCATGTAGTAGTCCCAAAAAGTCATCTACGAAagtaccaaaaaaaaataattcgGGGATAGGTGAGTACGATATAAGTCGGATTATTACGATCTTACAAAAGGCTCTGGAGGGTCTGGAAATGGAGCAGAGAGCCCGTGGGCGCGGCTCAACAAGGCATCTAGTAGATAGGGATCGCTCGAGTGAAAGCTCAGATATCATCGATACCAATGTGGACAACTGCTATGAGAGCGCAGCCACCGATTGGACATATACAGTCCAAAATGGGGTAAGAGGATTCGATACCTTTCAGTGTAATATGTGCTATTACCCCGAAAGCATGTGTGGTGGAGCCGCAAATATCACTGAACCATCAATACCTTTTATAAACGGCGAATCACTGCGTCCAGAGACCAAGCAAATTCTGAAATATATAGccaaaataaatggaaaaatgGAAGCAGACAGGACAC ACCGATCAAAAGCGAACAAAACCAGAGAAGAACAGCTTCGACCATGGACCAGAAATCGAACAGGTAGAGGACTATGA
- the LOC108161950 gene encoding uncharacterized protein LOC108161950 isoform X1 produces the protein MNDYIRKRRTAKQILLRRALSKGVRNGRDTETTTPLGPLSKTGITVLSSLAKDPKRVRAMQRTFSRSKSCRERSDRRPKSQTRPKTLKNAQVYPLLKTDSRSWRKIKTSEGLYRTHLMEGKSGVSLGGAPSRGSSRSRYSSSAYPSTWALDVRNREEEAEETSNSLAEVTNCTRLNRTPYDHQLSTPLKSDHSVQCSMRAAARRQRKRRTNQPREMCVAQTQTMPKLFQPKLLKHQPLKTSVKHMFTSMVGEKLLERCRSSSKTSQDSLRIRKTRHRHYSGEEMKRSRESARAKPTARQSQSKTPRKCDPTDYGGYTPSDVSLELATSQNLSITELRRGTGGKLDDSRWIMKLPTERDIEKYIHDAAVEDCMSCSARDRMPYPESYNYHESTGRSSSPGSSCSKDCMCAKGGKKRTSCKCESRFTEGSSRRTNQATSKKNSARHTPISRGSSQSSASNEPRSAPRKTRDKRKQESLCSLDRNTGKTQAKSRGYRGSVHASLSTDSQAMSRGPSDYGRASTKSTDSSPCRSKSNAIKKTSKHRDKGNSERRGTHREKPTRYGNSSVEAIPVKTSAENLRKKTSQMISQKNSVHSINSFSRQPRTDVCKDSKCKRKCRRCADASTVTSKPLITAAETNKASTDNPNRGATNSCGICPVTKTCDPKCVEAFAQTSQSKIVRQSRSPTSMDFPNRSPDSPQSELTTSPDPQSVGRSTNQSRRGSTTKRTTQQQGPCGCGRPNCGCKYSEACTQTSCSSPKKSSTKVPKKNNSGIGEYDISRIITILQKALEGLEMEQRARGRGSTRHLVDRDRSSESSDIIDTNVDNCYESAATDWTYTVQNGVRGFDTFQCNMCYYPESMCGGAANITEPSIPFINGESLRPETKQILKYIAKINGKMEADRTPTQTDQKRTKPEKNSFDHGPEIEQVEDYEQFVMGQSKDGRETLYSSSSKSSHTRYGDDHIFPSNTPNSTNFSWKSDFEPNLADKFLKTSAMSKVRDKLVSYCPVFGIKSNKRSNIFLVRRTSGCKYMPIRQEKESNYKLCLHSKGRTALSLSERELRVKTRFPPDNSISAEKLRDRTRFPPENSKLAGKLRDRTRYPTESSISAEKLRDRTRFPPENSKSAEKLRDRTQSPTENSISAKKPRGRAEYPTEISRTTDADLQPKKRPYTRNTRKSFITMPLLNSYDQQILKDFDKYRTAKAEAAAAAEAAKSICQQEPMCSYLKYQADQKAAASKICQPNPKCPNCRIVVKTVQLTTEQPEQNKSLPDRQQKHPFTKSKGTPGKNPKDRRREKKPSKSRGFFSWCAKKDKEPNEENKNKGQREEKAEKRNREPRERTSKESLSYTKTTKSEAPIQKYKFLNLNSQTFLKKSPASETYEYQRIPEQSQPAKNVVLAMSKTYAGATIMSLKPGVNFCNIARPPDDDRNEVQVLYDSSARFAKDTCSVRILPDPPMPSRPRFGDCFTSSSGLTVPSQCDGGQQQQKEYKNPSKCDSTNAFYSMFQKHIPNLKSRNFDCEFQRKWEIF, from the exons ATGAATGATTATATAAGGAAACGGCGTACGGCCAAGCAAATACTTCTGCGACGGGCTCTGAGCAAGGGTGTCCGTAATGGCCGTGACACCGAAACAACCACACCGCTGGGTCCCTTGTCAAAGACTGGCATTACGGTGCTATCCTCGCTGGCGAAGGATCCCAAACGGGTGAGGGCCATGCAGCGTACCTTTTCCCGATCTAAATCGTGTCGCGAGAGATCGGACAGACGACCCAAATCTCAAACTAGACCGAAAACCCTAAAGAATGCCCAAGTGTATCCTCTGCTGAAGACTGATTCCCGATCTTGgaggaaaataaaaacttcTG AGGGTCTATATAGGACCCACTTGATGGAAGGTAAGTCCGGCGTTAGTCTGGGCGGTGCACCTTCCAGGGGTAGCAGTCGATCACGATACAGTTCCTCTGCCTATCCATCCACCTGGgctctggatgtccggaaccGTGAAGAGGAAGCGGAGGAGACGAGCAACAGCCTGGCGGAGGTTACCAACTGTACGCGTCTCAATCGCACGCCTTACGACCATCAGCTGAGCACGCCCCTCAAATCCGACCATTCCGTTCAGTGTTCCATGAGGGCCGCTGCCAGACGACAGCGGAAGAGACGGACAAACCAGCCACGCGAGATGTGCGTGGCTCAGACTCAGACGATGCCCAAACTATTTCAACCCAAGTTACTCAAGCACCAGCCACTGAAGACGTCCGTTAAGCATATGTTTACGTCCATGGTTGGGGAAAAGCTTCTTGAGCGATGCAGGAGTTCATCCAAGACGAGTCAGGATAGTTTGAGGATACGAAAAACAAGGCACAGACATTACAGTGGCGAGGAAATGAAACGTTCGCGCGAGTCGGCCAGAGCAAAACCCACTGCCAGGCAAAGCCAAAGCAAAACCCCAAGAAAGTGCGATCCTACCGATTATGGGGGGTATACGCCATCGGATGTGAGTCTCGAACTAGCTACCTCCCAAAATCTCTCAATCACTGAGCTACGGCGCGGTACTGGCGGTAAGCTTGATGACAGCCGTTGGATAATGAAATTGCCCACTGAGAGGGACATAGAGAAGTATATACACGACGCGGCTGTCGAAGACTGTATGTCCTGTTCGGCACGAGACCGCATGCCATATCCTGAGTCCTACAATTATCATGAGTCTACGGGGAGATCTTCCTCTCCTGGTAGTAGTTGCTCGAAAGACTGCATGTGCGCCAAAGGGGGCAAGAAAAGAACCTCGTGCAAGTGTGAATCTCGTTTCACCgaaggcagcagcagaagaactAACCAGGCGACCTCAAAAAAAAATAGCGCAAGGCACACACCAATTTCTCGTGGATCATCTCAGTCAAGTGCAAGCAACGAGCCAAGAAGTGCACCCAGAAAAACGAGGGACAAACGAAAACAAGAAAGTTTATGCAGTCTAGATAGAAATACCGGAAAGACACAGGCCAAGAGTCGAGGATATCGAGGCAGTGTCCATGCTTCTTTAAGTACTGATAGTCAAGCAATGTCACGAGGACCCAGTGATTACGGAAGAGCATCTACGAAATCTACAGATTCCAGCCCATGTCGAAGCAAGAGCAATGCAATTAAAAAAACCAGTAAGCATCGAGACAAAGGCAACTCCGAGAGACGTGGTACCCACAGAGAAAAGCCTACGCGGTATGGCAACAGCAGTGTGGAGGCTATTCCCGTGAAAACTAGTGCTGAAAACCTACGCAAGAAAACATCTCAGATGATTTCGCAAAAGAATAGTGTGCATTCCATCAATTCATTTTCCAGGCAACCTCGAACGGATGTCTGCAAAGACTCCAAATGCAAACGAAAGTGTCGACGATGTGCGGATGCCTCCACTGTGACCTCAAAGCCACTGATTACCGCTGCTGAAACTAATAAGGCATCAACCGATAATCCTAATCGTGGCGCAACCAACAGTTGTGGCATTTgtccagtgaccaaaacttgTGATCCCAAATGCGTTGAGGCATTCGCTCAAACATCCCAGTCTAAGATAGTGCGACAAAGCCGAAGTCCTACTTCGATGGATTTTCCAAACAGGTCTCCAGACTCCCCTCAAAGCGAGCTAACGACGTCTCCAGATCCCCAAAGTGTGGGCAGGTCTACCAATCAAAGTCGTAGAGGGTCTACAACCAAGCGAACAACACAACAGCAGGGGCCATGTGGTTGTGGCCGCCCTAATTGTGGGTGTAAATACTCGGAGGCATGCACTCAAACATCATGTAGTAGTCCCAAAAAGTCATCTACGAAagtaccaaaaaaaaataattcgGGGATAGGTGAGTACGATATAAGTCGGATTATTACGATCTTACAAAAGGCTCTGGAGGGTCTGGAAATGGAGCAGAGAGCCCGTGGGCGCGGCTCAACAAGGCATCTAGTAGATAGGGATCGCTCGAGTGAAAGCTCAGATATCATCGATACCAATGTGGACAACTGCTATGAGAGCGCAGCCACCGATTGGACATATACAGTCCAAAATGGGGTAAGAGGATTCGATACCTTTCAGTGTAATATGTGCTATTACCCCGAAAGCATGTGTGGTGGAGCCGCAAATATCACTGAACCATCAATACCTTTTATAAACGGCGAATCACTGCGTCCAGAGACCAAGCAAATTCTGAAATATATAGccaaaataaatggaaaaatgGAAGCAGACAGGACAC CGACTCAGACCGATCAAAAGCGAACAAAACCAGAGAAGAACAGCTTCGACCATGGACCAGAAATCGAACAGGTAGAGGACTATGAGCAATTTGTAATGGGCCAAAGCAAAGATGGGAGAGAAACTCTTTATTCAAGTTCCTCTAAAAGCTCCCACACTCGGTACGGTGATGATCATATTTTTCCTAGTAATACACCCAATTCTACAAATTTCTCATGGAAATCCGATTTTGAGCCGAATTTGGCGGATAAATTTCTCAAAACCAGTGCCATGTCGAAGGTTCGGGATAAACTTGTATCATACTGTCCCGTTTTCGGCATTAAATCTAACAAGCGCTCGAACATTTTTCTAGTGAGAAGAACCTCTGGCTGCAAGTATATGCCAATCAGACAAGAAAAAGAATCGAACTATAAACTATGCCTGCATTCCAAAGGAAGAACagccctctctctttctgagCGAGAGCTTCGAGTCAAAACTCGATTTCCACCAGATAACTCTATATCAGCAGAAAAACTCCGAGATAGAACTCGATTTCCACCAGAGAACTCTAAATTAGCAGGCAAACTCCGAGATAGAACTCGATATCCAACAGAGAGCTCCATATCAGCAGAAAAACTCCGAGATAGAACTCGATTTCCACCAGAGAACTCTAAATCAGCAGAAAAACTCCGAGATAGAACTCAATCTCCAACAGAGAACTCCATATCAGCGAAAAAGCCCCGAGGGAGAGCTGAATATCCAACAGAGATTAGTCGTACCACAGACGCCGACCTACAGCCCAAAAAGCGGCCTTATACGAGGAATACACGGAAGAGTTTTATTACAATGCCGTTACTGAATAGCTACGATCAACAAATATTAAAGGACTTTGACAAATATAGAACGGCTAAAGCCGAAGCAGCCGCAGCTGCTGAGGCCGCCAAGTCGATATGCCAGCAGGAGCCTATGTGCTCCTATTTGAAATATCAAGCGGATCAAAAAGCAGCTGCTTCAAAAATATGCCAACCAAATCCCAAATGCCCAAACTGCAGGATAGTGGTAAAGACCGTACAGCTTACAACAGAACAACCCGAACAAAATAAGAGTCTCCCAGACAGACAGCAAAAACATCCATTTACGAAATCGAAAGGAACTCCAGGGAAGAATCCGAAAGATCGGCGTAGAGAGAAGAAACCGTCCAAATCAAGAGGTTTTTTCAGTTGGTGTGCGAAGAAAGATAAAGAACCAAACgaggaaaataaaaacaaaggACAACGCGAAGAAAAAGCGGAAAAGAGAAATCGTGAACCAAGAGAGCGAACATCAAAGGAAAGTCTGAGCTACACCAAAACCACTAAATCTGAAGCACCAATTCAAAAATATAAATTCCTGAATTTAAATTCTCaaacatttttaaagaaaTCCCCCGCTTCTGAAACCTACGAGTATCAACGGATTCCGGAACAGTCCCAACCGGCTAAGAATGTAGTATTAGCTATGTCCAAAACATATGCAGGAGCTACTATTATGAGTCTCAAGCCGGGAGTTAATTTCTGTAATATTGCACGTCCCCCTGATGATGACCGTAACGAGGTTCAGGTGCTCTACGATTCAAGTGCCCGTTTTGCCAAGGACACATGCAGTGTGCGGATACTGCCAGATCCGCCAATGCCTTCTAGGCCGCGATTTGGAGACTGTTTCACATCTTCCAGCGGCTTAACCGTTCCTTCCCAGTGCGATGGggggcagcagcaacagaaggaGTACAAGAATCCCTCAAAATGTGACAGCACAAATGCATTTTATTCAATGTTCCAAAAACATATTCCCAATCTCAAGAGTCGTAACTTTGATTGTGAATTTCAACGAAAGTGGGAGATTTTCTGA